A single region of the Streptomyces caelestis genome encodes:
- a CDS encoding adenylate/guanylate cyclase domain-containing protein, with product MTVDDSGSGEDAQGADSGEDPLALRLEGLILGAERRYTPFQAARSAGVSMELASRFWRAMGFADIGQAKALTEADVLALRRLAGLVEAGLLSEAMAVQVARSTGQTTARLAEWQIDSFLEGLTEPPEPGMTRTEVTYPIVELLLPELEEFLVYVWRRQLAASAGRVVQAADDEEMVDRRLAVGFADLVGFTRLTRRMEEEELGELVEAFETTAADLVAANGGRLIKTLGDEVLYAADDAGTAAEIALRLIETMAHDETMPELRVGMAFGTVTTRMGDVFGTTVNLASRLTSIAPKDAVLVDTAFAEELIRTQDAPSSEAEAAEEAAAAEKEGEEPPTYRFALQPMWQRPVRGLGVVEPWLLTRRDGG from the coding sequence GTGACCGTCGACGACTCGGGTTCCGGCGAGGACGCGCAGGGCGCCGACTCCGGCGAGGATCCGCTCGCCCTGCGCCTCGAAGGGCTCATCCTGGGCGCCGAGCGCCGCTACACCCCGTTCCAGGCGGCCCGCAGCGCCGGCGTCTCCATGGAACTGGCCTCCCGCTTCTGGCGGGCGATGGGCTTCGCCGACATCGGGCAGGCCAAGGCGCTCACGGAGGCGGACGTCCTCGCACTGCGGCGCCTCGCCGGTCTCGTCGAGGCGGGGCTGCTGAGCGAGGCGATGGCCGTGCAGGTGGCCCGGTCCACCGGGCAGACCACCGCGCGGCTCGCCGAGTGGCAGATCGACTCCTTCCTGGAGGGGCTGACCGAGCCGCCCGAACCGGGCATGACGCGCACCGAGGTGACGTACCCGATCGTCGAGCTGCTCCTGCCCGAGCTGGAGGAGTTCCTGGTCTACGTCTGGCGGCGGCAGCTCGCCGCCTCGGCCGGACGGGTCGTGCAGGCCGCGGACGACGAGGAGATGGTGGACCGGCGGCTCGCGGTCGGCTTCGCCGATCTGGTCGGGTTCACGCGGCTGACCCGCCGGATGGAGGAGGAGGAGCTCGGCGAGCTGGTCGAGGCCTTCGAGACCACCGCCGCCGACCTGGTCGCGGCGAACGGCGGCCGGCTGATCAAGACCCTCGGGGACGAGGTGCTGTACGCCGCCGACGACGCGGGCACGGCCGCCGAGATCGCCCTGCGGCTGATCGAGACCATGGCGCACGACGAGACGATGCCGGAGCTGCGCGTCGGCATGGCGTTCGGCACGGTCACCACCCGTATGGGTGATGTCTTCGGTACGACCGTGAACCTGGCCTCCCGGCTCACCTCGATAGCTCCGAAGGACGCCGTGCTCGTCGACACCGCCTTCGCCGAGGAGCTGATCCGCACGCAGGACGCCCCCTCCTCGGAGGCGGAGGCGGCCGAGGAGGCCGCGGCGGCGGAGAAGGAGGGCGAGGAGCCGCCGACGTACCGGTTCGCGTTGCAGCCGATGTGGCAGCGGCCGGTGCGCGGGCTGGGCGTCGTCGAGCCGTGGCTGCTCACGCGGCGGGACGGCGGCTGA
- a CDS encoding enoyl-CoA hydratase/isomerase family protein: protein MSEERFGEFVLVRRHEQGHVAELVLDRPKAMNAVSTEMARSIAGACAALGEDRDVRVVVLTSTHERAFCVGADLKERNSFSDAELVRQRPVARAAYTGVLELPVPTVAAVHGFALGGGFELALACDVIVADRTAVVGLPEVSVGVIPGGGGTQLLPRRVGAARAAELIFSARRVEAVEAGEWGLVDQVVEEGRDRESALELAARIAGNSPVGLRAAKRALRLGQGLDLRAGLEVEDAAWRAVAFSGDRAEGVAAFNEKRRPEWPGE, encoded by the coding sequence ATGAGTGAGGAACGGTTCGGGGAGTTCGTCCTGGTGCGGCGGCATGAGCAGGGGCATGTCGCGGAGCTCGTCCTCGACCGGCCCAAGGCCATGAACGCGGTGTCGACGGAGATGGCGCGGTCCATCGCCGGGGCGTGTGCGGCGCTGGGGGAGGACCGGGACGTACGGGTGGTCGTCCTGACCTCGACGCATGAGCGGGCGTTCTGTGTCGGGGCGGATCTGAAGGAGCGGAACTCGTTCAGCGACGCGGAGCTGGTGCGGCAGCGGCCGGTGGCGCGGGCGGCGTACACCGGGGTGCTGGAACTGCCCGTGCCGACGGTGGCTGCGGTGCACGGGTTCGCGCTGGGGGGCGGGTTCGAGCTGGCGCTGGCGTGTGACGTGATCGTGGCGGACCGCACGGCGGTGGTGGGGCTGCCGGAGGTGTCGGTGGGGGTGATTCCCGGGGGCGGGGGTACGCAGTTGCTGCCGCGGCGGGTGGGGGCGGCGCGGGCGGCTGAGCTGATCTTCTCGGCGCGGCGGGTGGAGGCCGTCGAGGCGGGGGAGTGGGGGCTGGTCGATCAGGTGGTGGAGGAGGGGCGGGACCGGGAGTCGGCGTTGGAGCTGGCTGCTCGGATCGCCGGGAATTCGCCTGTGGGGTTGCGGGCGGCGAAGCGGGCGTTGCGGTTGGGGCAGGGGTTGGACCTGCGGGCTGGGCTCGAGGTGGAGGATGCGGCCTGGCGGGCTGTGGCGTTTTCGGGGGACCGGGCGGAGGGGGTCGCTGCGTTCAATGAGAAGCGGCGGCCGGAGTGGCCGGGGGAGTGA
- a CDS encoding GGDEF domain-containing protein, whose amino-acid sequence MGEDRRLVAVVALAQGMAAAHGSHEAWRAAAVGACRALGGSFAALSVWERELGRLKVLVNVGELADGEEEFPEDESYPVHQFAEITEFLHERWAGGGEPDAWVETAEGPAAGRRPGYCHQRVVALRRRGRGCCVVAPIVLHGRAWGELYVARPAGEPVFERADADFATVLAAVVAAGIAQTERLEEARRLAFTDALTGLANRRAVDVHLEQAIERHRRDGTVVSLVVCDLNGLKRVNDTHGHAVGDRLLERFGSVLSLCGAMLPGALAARLGGDEFCLLATGPSADQVVKAAGELCRRAAELELGDGVACGVASTEDPIGPVSSARRLFRLADAAQYRAKAERATRPVVAGRAGPDDPVVRLADEPSQDAGGERRRFRGRHAP is encoded by the coding sequence ATGGGTGAGGACAGACGGCTCGTGGCTGTCGTCGCGTTGGCTCAGGGGATGGCGGCCGCACACGGGTCGCATGAGGCGTGGCGTGCGGCGGCTGTCGGGGCGTGCCGGGCGCTGGGTGGGAGCTTTGCCGCGCTGTCGGTGTGGGAGCGGGAGCTCGGGCGGTTGAAGGTCCTCGTGAACGTCGGTGAGCTGGCCGACGGGGAGGAGGAGTTCCCGGAGGACGAGTCCTACCCGGTGCACCAGTTCGCCGAGATCACCGAGTTCCTGCACGAGCGGTGGGCCGGTGGCGGGGAGCCGGACGCGTGGGTGGAGACCGCTGAGGGGCCCGCCGCCGGGCGGCGTCCCGGGTACTGCCACCAGCGCGTCGTCGCCCTGCGCCGCCGTGGCCGCGGCTGCTGCGTGGTCGCGCCCATCGTGCTGCACGGCCGGGCCTGGGGCGAGCTGTACGTCGCCCGGCCGGCCGGGGAGCCCGTCTTCGAGCGGGCCGACGCCGACTTCGCCACCGTCCTGGCCGCCGTCGTCGCCGCCGGCATCGCCCAGACCGAGCGGCTGGAGGAGGCCCGGCGCCTGGCCTTCACCGACGCGCTGACGGGACTGGCCAACCGTCGTGCCGTGGACGTACACCTGGAGCAGGCGATCGAGCGGCACCGCAGGGACGGAACCGTCGTCAGCCTCGTCGTCTGCGATCTGAACGGGCTCAAGCGCGTCAACGACACCCACGGGCACGCCGTCGGCGACCGGCTCCTGGAGCGTTTCGGCTCGGTGCTGTCGCTGTGCGGGGCCATGCTGCCGGGGGCCCTGGCGGCACGGCTCGGCGGGGACGAGTTCTGTCTCCTCGCGACCGGGCCGTCCGCCGACCAGGTGGTGAAGGCGGCCGGTGAACTGTGCCGCCGGGCGGCGGAGTTGGAGCTCGGGGACGGTGTGGCCTGCGGGGTCGCCTCCACCGAGGATCCGATCGGGCCCGTGAGCTCCGCCCGCCGGCTGTTCCGGCTCGCCGACGCGGCCCAGTACCGGGCGAAGGCCGAGCGGGCCACCCGGCCGGTCGTCGCCGGGCGGGCCGGGCCGGACGATCCCGTCGTGCGGCTCGCGGACGAGCCGTCCCAGGACGCGGGCGGTGAGCGCCGGCGGTTCCGGGGGCGGCACGCGCCCTGA
- a CDS encoding biotin--[acetyl-CoA-carboxylase] ligase, with the protein MTPRDASEPNGSRWSDLDRPPLNITALRRGLVHEGGLWSEVDVVQRTGSTNSDLVARAAEGRAAEGAVLVAEEQTAGRGRLDRQWTAPPRSGLFFSVLLTPSEVPVARWGWLPLLTGVAVATGLSRAAGVDTALKWPNDLLVTVRGEERKAGGILAERAGDGGVVIGVGINVTLKEAELPVPTAGSLGLAGAVSTDRDPLLRGVLRSLEEWYGKWRAAAGDAGTCGLHAAYAAGCATLGREVRAELPGDRAVVGEAVAVDGDGRLVLATGEGVQEPVGAGDIVHLRPA; encoded by the coding sequence ATGACGCCGCGAGATGCATCAGAGCCGAACGGTAGCCGTTGGTCGGACCTGGACCGTCCGCCCCTCAACATCACCGCCCTGCGCCGGGGTCTGGTGCATGAGGGCGGGCTGTGGTCCGAGGTGGACGTGGTGCAGCGCACCGGCTCCACGAACTCCGACCTGGTCGCCCGGGCGGCCGAGGGCAGGGCCGCCGAGGGCGCGGTGCTCGTCGCCGAGGAGCAGACGGCCGGGCGCGGGCGTCTGGACCGGCAGTGGACGGCGCCTCCGCGCTCCGGCCTGTTCTTCTCCGTGCTGCTCACGCCGAGCGAGGTGCCGGTGGCGCGGTGGGGGTGGCTGCCGCTGCTCACGGGTGTCGCGGTGGCGACGGGGCTGTCGCGGGCGGCGGGGGTCGACACGGCGCTGAAGTGGCCGAACGACCTGCTGGTCACCGTGCGGGGCGAGGAGCGCAAGGCCGGGGGGATTCTGGCGGAGCGGGCGGGTGACGGCGGGGTCGTCATCGGCGTCGGCATCAACGTCACGCTGAAGGAGGCCGAGCTGCCCGTGCCCACGGCGGGGTCGCTGGGGCTGGCCGGGGCCGTGAGCACGGATCGGGATCCGTTGCTGCGGGGGGTGCTGCGGTCTCTGGAGGAGTGGTACGGGAAGTGGCGTGCGGCGGCGGGTGACGCGGGTACGTGCGGATTGCACGCGGCATATGCGGCGGGGTGCGCGACGCTCGGGAGAGAAGTGCGGGCGGAGTTGCCGGGGGATCGGGCGGTGGTGGGGGAAGCGGTTGCCGTGGACGGGGACGGGCGGTTGGTGCTGGCTACGGGGGAGGGGGTGCAGGAGCCTGTGGGTGCGGGGGACATCGTGCACCTGAGGCCTGCTTGA